From Bacillus sp. FSL K6-3431, the proteins below share one genomic window:
- a CDS encoding NAD-dependent epimerase/dehydratase family protein, whose amino-acid sequence MTKVVITGGSGLLGPAVIKEFLVHGYEVVNADIKYPVESLCQTVIVDLQNLGEVYGLLADADAVIHLAAIPVAYSHPNEVTFQNNVMSTYNILEAAGNLGIKKAVITSSESSYGIVFSKKEIAPKYVPLDEEHPQIPEDSYGLSKIVNEQTADAIHRRTGMQIVSMRLGNVITSEKYPDFPSFIQDPEQRKTILWSYIDARDAATAYRLAIETDDLGSVALNITADDSSMDIESEELMKTVYPDVQDIRKELKGYETLVSSEKAKKLLNWEPVHKWRKYVNTAVSK is encoded by the coding sequence ATGACAAAAGTTGTGATCACGGGCGGGAGTGGCCTTTTAGGGCCAGCAGTTATAAAAGAGTTTTTAGTTCATGGGTATGAGGTAGTGAATGCAGATATAAAATACCCTGTTGAGTCACTCTGTCAGACAGTTATTGTTGACTTACAAAACCTAGGTGAAGTTTATGGACTATTGGCTGATGCGGATGCAGTTATCCATTTAGCTGCAATCCCAGTTGCATACTCACATCCTAATGAAGTGACATTCCAGAATAATGTAATGTCTACGTATAATATTTTAGAAGCTGCTGGAAATCTTGGTATAAAAAAAGCAGTGATCACTTCTAGTGAGTCTTCTTATGGAATTGTATTTTCTAAAAAGGAGATAGCTCCAAAATATGTTCCTCTTGATGAAGAACACCCACAAATACCGGAAGATAGTTATGGGCTATCAAAAATCGTCAATGAACAAACTGCAGATGCGATCCATCGTAGAACGGGCATGCAAATTGTTTCCATGCGATTGGGAAATGTCATTACATCAGAAAAGTATCCTGATTTCCCAAGCTTCATTCAAGACCCTGAGCAGCGAAAAACCATTTTATGGAGCTATATCGATGCGAGGGATGCGGCAACAGCATATCGATTAGCTATTGAAACGGATGATCTTGGTTCGGTTGCTTTGAATATTACGGCGGATGATTCAAGTATGGATATTGAAAGCGAAGAGCTAATGAAGACTGTTTATCCAGATGTACAAGATATCCGCAAAGAATTAAAAGGCTATGAAACACTAGTAAGTAGTGAGAAGGCTAAAAAGCTTTTAAACTGGGAGCCTGTTCATAAATGGAGAAAATATGTGAATACAGCAGTATCAAAATAA
- a CDS encoding aldo/keto reductase: protein MKYRRLGKTDLNVSVVGVGTWQFGGDWGKDFNQNEVDAILSRAKELGINLIDTAECYGPHHMSERFIGNFLKRDRREDWVLASKFGHRWHDSWGHAWSVDEVRVQLEESLKVLQTDYIDLYQFHSGSDEDFDNDDLWTMLDKQVQAGKIRNLGISIGSNANIHQTSQATKVNAKAIQVVYNRIDQIPEENVFPSCIEQDLGVLARVPLASGYLSGKYKPGAVFSDNVRKGHNREEIDEKLRLVGKIQENEVPEGVNLAEWALAWCLQNPAVTCVIPGCKSPEQVEMNARAASLDIVKEDHPSAVTI, encoded by the coding sequence ATGAAGTATAGACGACTAGGTAAAACTGATTTAAATGTTTCCGTTGTTGGTGTCGGTACATGGCAATTTGGAGGGGATTGGGGGAAGGACTTTAATCAAAACGAGGTTGATGCCATACTTTCACGCGCAAAAGAGTTGGGCATTAATTTGATTGACACAGCTGAATGTTATGGACCGCATCATATGTCTGAACGTTTTATTGGAAATTTTCTGAAGAGGGATCGCCGTGAGGATTGGGTTCTTGCTTCTAAATTTGGACATAGATGGCACGATTCTTGGGGTCATGCATGGAGTGTCGATGAAGTTCGTGTGCAATTAGAAGAATCTTTAAAAGTATTACAGACAGACTATATTGATCTTTATCAGTTCCACTCCGGTTCAGATGAAGATTTTGATAACGATGATCTTTGGACAATGTTGGATAAGCAAGTACAAGCTGGGAAAATCCGAAACTTAGGAATTTCAATTGGTAGCAATGCTAATATACATCAAACGTCACAAGCAACAAAGGTGAATGCAAAAGCAATTCAGGTCGTTTATAACCGAATCGATCAAATCCCTGAAGAAAATGTATTCCCTTCTTGTATCGAGCAGGATTTGGGCGTATTGGCTCGGGTTCCTTTAGCAAGTGGGTATCTAAGTGGTAAATATAAGCCTGGAGCTGTCTTCAGTGATAATGTAAGGAAAGGACATAATCGAGAAGAAATTGATGAAAAGCTACGTCTTGTTGGGAAAATACAAGAAAATGAAGTTCCGGAAGGAGTCAATTTGGCAGAGTGGGCGCTGGCTTGGTGCTTACAAAACCCTGCTGTTACATGTGTGATCCCTGGCTGTAAAAGCCCTGAGCAAGTTGAAATGAATGCAAGAGCAGCTTCACTTGATATAGTAAAAGAAGATCATCCGAGTGCAGTGACTATTTAA
- a CDS encoding translation factor GTPase family protein, with the protein MYKTIGILAHVDAGKTTFSEQLLYHTKSIRKRGRVDHKDAFLDSHQIEKNRGITVFADQAVISYNGSTYTIIDTPGHIDFSPEMERAIQVMDYAVIIISAVDGVESHTETVWQLLRKHHIPTFFFINKIDREGTDLEHVLDDIRANLSPDVCDLTTSFNGVMQEDLIEFIAERDELLLEHYIEFGYNKDLWLQTLNTMIRENKIFACTSGSALKDIGVIEFFGKLDQLTETAYSDTGDFAARVYKIRYDDNGNKVTFLKSLSGTLSVRDEVIYEEISEKVTQIRVYNGSKYKTVNQVHAGELFAVIGLSKLSVGDGIGALREKAIFDMIPTLKSKVVFDPSIHVKEVLRCFHMLDAEDPSLRVYWDEHFKEIHVHVMGIIQLEVLEQLVKERFSLHVSFGEPKILYKETIEKTVNGYGHFEPLKHYAEVHLQIEPMERNSGISFENKCHTNDLSVGNQNLIRHHLFERNHHGLLTGSALTDVKITLLTGRGHNEHTSGGDFREATYRALRQGLEKAKNILLEPYYDFKIKIELDHIGRVLSDIQQANGSFEPPETIGDKTIIKGRVPVATFMNYSSAFASFTNGKGVLTLQFGGYDSCYTPDQVKEKIGYDKDADPEYTSTSIFCAKGKGYPVPWDQAEDAMHCL; encoded by the coding sequence ATGTATAAGACAATCGGGATACTTGCACATGTAGACGCGGGAAAAACGACTTTTTCTGAACAACTTCTTTATCATACAAAAAGTATTCGGAAAAGAGGACGGGTAGATCACAAAGATGCCTTCCTTGATAGTCATCAAATCGAGAAGAATCGGGGCATCACTGTATTTGCTGATCAAGCGGTTATTTCCTATAACGGATCAACCTATACGATCATCGATACGCCTGGTCACATTGATTTTTCTCCGGAAATGGAAAGGGCGATCCAGGTAATGGATTATGCCGTTATCATTATTAGTGCTGTTGACGGAGTGGAAAGCCACACCGAAACTGTTTGGCAATTGCTTAGGAAACATCACATACCTACGTTTTTCTTTATTAATAAAATCGATCGTGAAGGAACGGATTTAGAACATGTTTTAGATGATATTCGCGCTAATCTATCCCCAGATGTATGTGATCTGACAACATCCTTCAATGGAGTAATGCAGGAAGATTTAATAGAATTTATTGCGGAGCGCGATGAATTGCTTCTAGAGCATTATATAGAATTTGGCTATAACAAAGATCTATGGTTGCAAACATTAAATACAATGATTCGGGAAAATAAAATTTTCGCTTGTACAAGTGGCTCCGCACTAAAAGATATCGGTGTGATAGAATTTTTCGGGAAATTGGATCAATTAACAGAAACAGCTTACTCAGATACAGGCGATTTCGCTGCACGCGTGTACAAAATTCGCTATGATGACAATGGAAATAAAGTCACCTTCCTTAAATCATTAAGCGGCACGCTCTCCGTTCGCGATGAAGTGATTTATGAAGAGATTTCGGAGAAAGTTACACAAATCAGAGTATATAACGGTAGTAAATATAAAACGGTCAATCAAGTTCACGCTGGTGAACTGTTCGCGGTGATAGGTCTGTCAAAATTATCTGTAGGTGATGGTATAGGGGCACTCAGAGAAAAGGCAATCTTTGATATGATTCCTACCTTAAAGTCCAAAGTCGTTTTCGACCCATCCATCCATGTAAAGGAAGTGTTGCGCTGTTTCCACATGTTGGACGCGGAAGATCCTTCCTTACGCGTTTATTGGGATGAACATTTTAAGGAAATTCACGTACATGTCATGGGGATCATCCAGCTTGAAGTACTCGAACAACTCGTCAAAGAACGCTTTTCTCTTCATGTTTCTTTCGGTGAACCAAAGATTCTTTATAAAGAAACGATTGAAAAAACCGTAAATGGTTACGGACATTTTGAACCATTAAAACATTATGCAGAAGTACATCTTCAAATCGAACCTATGGAACGAAACAGTGGCATCTCATTTGAAAACAAATGTCACACAAATGATTTGTCCGTTGGCAATCAAAATTTAATCCGTCATCATTTATTTGAAAGAAATCATCACGGACTATTGACTGGTTCAGCCCTCACCGATGTAAAAATCACATTACTTACGGGTAGAGGACATAATGAACATACTTCAGGAGGCGATTTTAGAGAAGCAACATACCGAGCTCTTCGACAAGGCTTAGAGAAAGCGAAAAACATTTTGCTTGAACCCTATTACGATTTTAAAATAAAAATCGAGCTGGATCATATTGGCCGCGTGCTCTCAGATATTCAACAAGCGAACGGTAGCTTTGAACCACCCGAAACAATTGGCGACAAAACAATCATAAAAGGACGAGTCCCAGTCGCGACCTTTATGAATTACAGCTCAGCCTTTGCTTCCTTCACAAATGGAAAAGGCGTATTAACATTACAATTCGGGGGCTACGATTCCTGCTACACCCCAGATCAAGTAAAAGAAAAAATCGGGTACGACAAAGATGCCGACCCGGAATACACGTCCACTTCTATTTTCTGTGCCAAAGGAAAGGGTTATCCTGTTCCCTGGGATCAAGCTGAAGACGCGATGCATTGTTTATAG
- a CDS encoding zinc ribbon domain-containing protein YjdM: MKDLPNCPKCNSAYTYEDGSLLVCPECAHEWTLEVEVENNEGARVIKDANGNVLNDGDSVTVIKDLKVKGSSSVVKIGTKVKSIRLVDGDHDIDCKIDGFGAMQLKSEFVKKL; the protein is encoded by the coding sequence ATGAAAGATTTACCAAATTGCCCGAAATGTAATTCAGCATACACATACGAGGATGGGAGTCTTTTAGTTTGTCCGGAATGTGCTCATGAGTGGACATTAGAAGTTGAAGTTGAAAATAATGAAGGCGCAAGGGTTATTAAAGATGCGAATGGAAATGTCTTAAACGATGGTGATTCTGTAACAGTAATCAAAGACCTTAAAGTAAAAGGAAGTTCATCTGTCGTAAAAATAGGCACAAAAGTAAAAAGTATCCGTTTGGTTGATGGCGATCATGATATTGATTGCAAAATTGATGGATTTGGAGCGATGCAATTAAAATCAGAGTTTGTTAAAAAGCTATAA
- a CDS encoding AzlD domain-containing protein: MNVSMSMVWLVLGCTIVTLIPRIIPFVFVKKVQLPDAVLKWLSFIPVCILTALVVENILLKTEQSLSIDWPVVIALIPTLIVALWTKSLSLTVIVGVACMASIRFIT, from the coding sequence ATGAATGTGAGCATGTCGATGGTTTGGCTTGTTCTTGGTTGCACCATTGTAACACTTATCCCTAGAATTATCCCTTTTGTCTTTGTAAAAAAGGTTCAGTTACCAGATGCTGTATTAAAATGGCTCTCATTTATACCAGTTTGCATTCTTACAGCATTGGTTGTTGAAAATATACTCCTTAAAACAGAGCAATCATTAAGTATAGATTGGCCAGTTGTCATAGCTTTGATTCCTACTTTAATCGTTGCCCTTTGGACCAAAAGTCTTTCATTAACAGTTATCGTTGGTGTCGCCTGCATGGCATCCATCAGATTTATAACATAA
- a CDS encoding AzlC family ABC transporter permease — protein MPVQAELIKTDQHEDTFLQGVKDCLPTLLGYISIGFAFGIVGVASNLTILEISLLAILVYAGSAQFIICALLVVNTPLSAIILTTFIVNLRHLLLSLTLAPYFTKYSTAKNIGIGALLTDESFGVAVTKIAQTGKLNEKWMNGLNITAYLFWIIACMLGAICGQWISNPEALGLDFALVAMFIALLVLQLQNVASKKLKHNLSLIAYMVIAMILLSFFVPTHVAVILATVIVATIGVVTDK, from the coding sequence ATGCCCGTTCAAGCAGAATTAATTAAAACAGATCAGCACGAAGATACTTTTTTACAAGGAGTAAAAGATTGTTTGCCTACTTTATTAGGATATATAAGCATTGGTTTTGCTTTTGGTATCGTAGGCGTTGCTTCTAATTTAACTATATTAGAAATTTCTTTGCTAGCGATCCTCGTCTATGCAGGATCTGCGCAATTTATCATTTGTGCGCTGCTCGTCGTTAACACGCCACTTTCAGCAATTATTTTAACGACATTCATCGTAAACCTGCGTCATTTATTATTAAGCTTAACTTTAGCTCCTTATTTCACGAAGTATTCAACCGCAAAAAACATTGGAATTGGTGCACTTTTAACAGATGAATCATTTGGTGTAGCTGTTACTAAGATTGCACAAACGGGAAAGTTAAACGAGAAGTGGATGAATGGTCTAAATATCACTGCTTATCTGTTTTGGATCATTGCCTGTATGTTGGGGGCTATTTGCGGGCAATGGATTTCTAATCCCGAAGCATTGGGATTAGATTTTGCTTTAGTAGCTATGTTTATAGCCTTGCTAGTTTTGCAATTACAAAATGTAGCGTCAAAAAAGCTAAAACATAACCTTTCACTAATTGCATATATGGTAATCGCGATGATTTTATTATCCTTTTTTGTTCCTACACATGTAGCGGTGATTTTAGCGACCGTTATTGTGGCGACCATTGGGGTGGTGACGGATAAATGA
- a CDS encoding Uma2 family endonuclease, with product MPHSIKRDWFKKLKIYAKYQIPEYWIIDPTNECLEQYALADNNYQGMKPSNTNKFNASLSQWHKLWMQILIYLVKQGIHHCEKQPNQPVLSLDR from the coding sequence ATGCCTCATTCTATCAAAAGGGATTGGTTCAAGAAGCTGAAAATCTATGCCAAATATCAAATCCCCGAATATTGGATTATTGACCCCACTAATGAATGTCTTGAACAGTATGCATTAGCAGATAACAACTATCAAGGGATGAAACCCTCCAATACGAACAAGTTCAATGCATCTCTTTCACAATGGCATAAATTGTGGATGCAGATACTGATTTACCTGGTAAAACAGGGCATTCACCATTGTGAAAAACAGCCAAACCAGCCCGTTTTATCGCTAGATCGCTAG
- a CDS encoding class I SAM-dependent methyltransferase, translated as MKQNKYDDSNFFSAYQQMARSIKGLEAAGEWHVFKSLIPELKNKSVLDLGCGFGWHCRFARDQQASSVVGVDISEKMLQKARETTDDPAISYVQMPIEDIHFSNSQIDVVISSLALHYIESFEGICKKVHDLLSPGGTFVFSVEHPIFTSRNEQDWYCDDQGNRLHWPVDNYQFEGVRETTFLTENVIKYHRTISTYMNDLLGAGFTLKAVKEPMPPDEMLNDSVMKDENRRPMFLIISAEKGRDYV; from the coding sequence ATGAAACAAAATAAATATGATGATTCAAATTTCTTTTCTGCCTATCAGCAAATGGCTCGTTCAATAAAAGGGCTGGAAGCTGCGGGAGAGTGGCATGTATTTAAATCTTTAATACCAGAATTGAAAAATAAAAGTGTACTAGATTTAGGGTGCGGCTTTGGTTGGCATTGTAGGTTTGCTCGCGATCAACAAGCAAGTTCAGTAGTAGGTGTCGATATCTCCGAAAAAATGCTTCAAAAAGCTCGTGAAACAACAGATGATCCTGCAATTTCATATGTACAAATGCCGATCGAAGACATCCATTTTTCAAATTCACAAATTGATGTTGTTATCAGTTCACTAGCGCTCCATTACATCGAATCATTTGAGGGAATTTGCAAAAAGGTACATGATTTACTGAGCCCAGGAGGTACTTTTGTCTTTTCGGTTGAACATCCGATATTTACTTCTCGAAATGAACAAGATTGGTATTGTGATGATCAAGGTAATCGTCTGCATTGGCCAGTAGATAATTATCAGTTTGAGGGAGTACGAGAAACAACCTTTTTAACAGAGAATGTTATTAAATATCATCGTACAATTTCAACATATATGAATGACTTATTAGGGGCTGGATTTACATTAAAAGCAGTTAAGGAACCAATGCCACCAGATGAAATGTTGAATGATTCAGTGATGAAAGATGAGAATCGAAGACCGATGTTCTTGATTATTTCAGCAGAAAAAGGGCGAGATTATGTCTGA
- a CDS encoding multicopper oxidase family protein, producing the protein MRTTEQLKKKVDPSNPDTIPKFVDELPIPTNAKPKSYKKNKPYYEIEMKQAKHQFHKSFPLTTIWGYDGLYPGPMIEVPKDQSILVKWMNNLPNKHLLPIDRTLHGTAHTPDVRTVVHLHGAHVASDSDGYPEAWFTKDFAETGPTFSRKVYEYTNQQMAATLWYHDHAIGITRLNVYAGLVGMYLIRDSIEKRLKLPNGKYEIPLMIQDKSFQANGELFYPENSTPPADVNPSVVPAFNGNTIIVNGKVWPHLKVEPRKYRFRILNASNTNAYTFKLGNGQDFYLIGTDGGLLPKPVTLDSLPMEPAERADIIIDFSKHKGKSLILQNTNDEGNLGVVMQFKVVLQLTQKDTSRIPEFLFPDQPLDEELAEQTRLLTLGAVTDEHERPMLLLDNRMWDDPVTEKPKLDSIEIWKFINLTPFAHPLHVHLVQFKILHRRPFDLDIFLETGSIEYTGPEMEPEKYERGWKDTAKVDAGTVTSIIMRFENHVGDYVWHCHILEHEDYDMMRPFQVVRDV; encoded by the coding sequence TTGCGAACTACCGAACAGTTAAAAAAGAAAGTCGATCCTTCAAATCCAGATACAATACCAAAGTTTGTCGACGAACTACCAATTCCAACTAATGCAAAACCAAAATCATATAAAAAGAATAAGCCTTATTATGAAATCGAGATGAAGCAAGCTAAGCATCAATTTCATAAATCATTTCCACTGACGACAATTTGGGGATATGATGGTCTTTATCCAGGTCCAATGATTGAAGTACCGAAAGATCAGTCAATTCTTGTGAAATGGATGAATAACCTCCCTAATAAACACTTATTACCAATAGATCGAACGCTTCATGGAACAGCGCACACTCCAGATGTACGAACAGTCGTTCATCTTCACGGAGCTCATGTTGCATCTGATAGTGACGGATATCCTGAGGCTTGGTTTACAAAAGACTTTGCAGAAACGGGACCTACTTTTTCTCGTAAAGTGTATGAATATACGAACCAACAAATGGCTGCCACTCTTTGGTATCATGATCATGCAATTGGAATTACAAGATTAAATGTATACGCTGGACTTGTTGGCATGTATCTCATTCGTGATTCTATCGAAAAGCGCTTAAAACTGCCAAATGGCAAATATGAGATCCCATTAATGATTCAAGATAAATCATTCCAAGCTAATGGCGAACTGTTCTATCCGGAAAATTCCACTCCACCTGCCGATGTTAATCCATCTGTCGTTCCAGCATTTAACGGGAACACGATCATCGTAAACGGAAAGGTTTGGCCACATTTAAAAGTGGAACCAAGGAAATATCGATTTAGAATTTTAAATGCTTCCAATACAAATGCGTATACGTTTAAACTTGGAAATGGTCAGGACTTTTATCTGATCGGTACAGATGGTGGACTTTTGCCTAAACCAGTTACATTAGACTCACTTCCGATGGAACCTGCGGAACGTGCCGATATCATCATCGACTTTTCAAAACATAAGGGAAAAAGTTTGATCCTTCAAAATACAAATGATGAAGGTAATTTAGGTGTAGTTATGCAATTTAAAGTGGTGCTGCAATTAACACAAAAAGATACAAGCCGAATTCCTGAATTCCTTTTCCCCGACCAACCTTTAGATGAAGAGTTAGCCGAACAAACAAGATTGCTAACATTAGGCGCTGTTACCGATGAACATGAACGACCAATGCTTCTTTTGGATAACCGCATGTGGGATGACCCAGTGACCGAAAAGCCGAAACTTGATAGTATCGAAATATGGAAGTTTATCAATTTAACTCCATTCGCCCACCCACTCCATGTTCATCTCGTGCAATTTAAAATTTTACATCGCAGACCGTTTGATCTCGATATATTTCTAGAAACAGGATCGATCGAATATACAGGGCCTGAAATGGAGCCTGAAAAATACGAAAGGGGCTGGAAAGATACCGCGAAGGTAGATGCGGGCACAGTCACAAGCATTATTATGCGCTTTGAAAATCATGTTGGAGATTACGTATGGCACTGCCATATTTTAGAACATGAAGATTATGATATGATGCGTCCGTTTCAAGTTGTGAGGGATGTCTGA